A region from the Corylus avellana chromosome ca7, CavTom2PMs-1.0 genome encodes:
- the LOC132188613 gene encoding pseudo histidine-containing phosphotransfer protein 6 isoform X1, whose product MLGLGMDRLRADMNRLLALLFHQGVLDEQFLQLQQLQDESSPNFVSEVVNIYFHESEKLLKNLRALLVEREFSDYKKMGIHLNQFMGSSSSIGAKRVRNVCVAFRAASEQNNRAGCLRALELLEHEYCYLKNKLHELFQIEQQRVLAAGVRYPMHN is encoded by the exons ATGCTCGGGTTGGGTATGGATCGGTTGCGGGCCGACATGAATCGTCTACTGGCCTTACTCTTCCACCAG GGAGTGCTGGATGAGCAATTCTTGCAGCTTCAGCAGCTACAAGATGAGAGCTCCCCGAACTTTGTCTCCGAGGTTGTCAACATCTATTTCCATGAGTCGGAGAAGCTCTTAAAAAACCTCAGAGCACTCTT GGTGGAGAGGGAGTTCTCGGACTACAAGAAAATGGGAATCCATTTGAATCAGTTCATGGGAAGCAGCTCCAGCATCGGTGCCAAGAGAGTCAGAAACGTATGCGTTGCGTTTCGCGCCGCTTCTGAACAGAACAACCGTGCCGG GTGTTTGAGAGCTTTGGAGCTGCTAGAACATGAGTATTGCTACCTGAAAAACAAATTGCACGAACTGTTCCAA ATAGAACAGCAAAGAGTTTTGGCAGCCGGAGTTAGGTACCCGATGCACAACTAA
- the LOC132187499 gene encoding palmitoyl-monogalactosyldiacylglycerol delta-7 desaturase, chloroplastic-like codes for MALIISPPSNPKPHQFSPLRRSSHRPEQAVLVSPRAVSNTSKVLNFGHHISKPKKLLLNTKFATHLRNNGNRSTVAGIASAALVEEAEPRPEPGAANYRRILLSDVVVTRQSRVFFGRKWNSMDIGTAGVVLGLHCLCLFAPFQVSWGAVLVAMALYVVTGLFGITLSYHRNLSHRSFKLPKWLEYLFAYCGALALQGSPIDWVSTHRYHHQFCDSERDPHSPTEGFWYSHMSWLFDTNAVIERCGEANNVADLQKQPFYRFLQRTYAFHPIALGVLLYALGGIPFLVWGMGVRIVWVYHITWLVNSACHVWGKQPWNTGDLSRNNWWVALLAFGEGWHNNHHAFEFSARHGLEWWQFDMTWYVIRFLQAIGLTTDVKLPTEVQKQRMPLNNGSMAI; via the exons ATGGCTTTGATCATATCTCCACCGTCTAATCCCAAACCCCACCAGTTTTCTCCTCTGCGCCGCTCATCCCACCGGCCGGAACAGGCCGTATTGGTAAGTCCCCGGGCCGTGTCCAACACTTCTAAGGTCCTGAATTTTGGTCACCATATTTCAAAGCCTAAAAAGCTTTTACTGAACACAAAATTCGCCACCCATTTGCGTAATAATGGCAATAGATCAACAGTAGCCGGCATTGCTAGTGCAGCATTGGTAGAAGAAGCAGAGCCAAGGCCAGAGCCAGGGGCAGCAAATTACAGAAGAATTTTGTTGTCGGACGTGGTCGTGACGCGGCAAAGTAGAGTGTTTTTTGGGAGAAAATGGAACTCTATGGATATTGGAACTGCTGGTGTTGTTTTGGGTTTGCATTGCCTTTGTCTTTTTGCACCGTTTCAGGTCAGTTGGGGTGCCGTTTTGGTGGCCATGGCTCTGTACGTTGTGACAGGTCTTTTTGGCATTACTCTGTCGTATCATAGGAATCTCTCACACCGCAGTTTCAAGCTTCCCAAATGGCTGGAGTACTTGTTTGCCTACTGTGGGGCCCTCGCACTTCAG GGGAGCCCAATTGACTGGGTGAGCACACATAGGTACCACCACCAGTTTTGTGATTCTGAGAGAGACCCACATAGCCCAACAGAAGGATTTTGGTATAGTCATATGAGTTGGCTATTTGATACCAATGCTGTGATCGAAAGG TGTGGAGAAGCAAACAATGTTGCTGATTTGCAGAAGCAGCCCTTCTACAGGTTTCTTCAAAGGACTTATGCTTTTCATCCAATTGCACTTGGTGTTCTGCTATATGCATTGGGAGGAATTCCCTTCCTTGTGTGGGGAATG GGTGTGAGGATTGTATGGGTTTACCACATAACTTGGCTGGTAAATTCTGCTTGCCATGTCTGGGGAAAGCAACCGTGGAATACTGGTGATCTGTCTAGAAACAATTG GTGGGTGGCATTGCTTGCATTTGGAGAGGGGTGGCACAATAATCACCATGCTTTTGAGTTCTCAGCTCGACATGGCCTAGAGTGGTGGCAATTTGACATGACTTGGTATGTAATAAGATTTCTCCAAGCTATTGGATTGACAACTGATGTGAAGTTGCCAACTGAAGTTCAGAAGCAGAGGATGCCGTTAAACAATGGAAGCATGGCCATTTAA
- the LOC132188613 gene encoding pseudo histidine-containing phosphotransfer protein 6 isoform X2: MLGLGMDRLRADMNRLLALLFHQGVLDEQFLQLQQLQDESSPNFVSEVVNIYFHESEKLLKNLRALLVEREFSDYKKMGIHLNQFMGSSSSIGAKRVRNVCVAFRAASEQNNRAGWVFESFGAART, from the exons ATGCTCGGGTTGGGTATGGATCGGTTGCGGGCCGACATGAATCGTCTACTGGCCTTACTCTTCCACCAG GGAGTGCTGGATGAGCAATTCTTGCAGCTTCAGCAGCTACAAGATGAGAGCTCCCCGAACTTTGTCTCCGAGGTTGTCAACATCTATTTCCATGAGTCGGAGAAGCTCTTAAAAAACCTCAGAGCACTCTT GGTGGAGAGGGAGTTCTCGGACTACAAGAAAATGGGAATCCATTTGAATCAGTTCATGGGAAGCAGCTCCAGCATCGGTGCCAAGAGAGTCAGAAACGTATGCGTTGCGTTTCGCGCCGCTTCTGAACAGAACAACCGTGCCGGGTGG GTGTTTGAGAGCTTTGGAGCTGCTAGAACATGA